Part of the Paenarthrobacter sp. JL.01a genome is shown below.
GCAGCATGTCGACAGCATCGACGAGCTGCTCAAGCGCAAGGAAGCCGAGCTGCTCGAGGTCTGATGAACCAGGCTGAGCCGGCGCCCGCTGGACGGGTCCCGACACGCGATAACCCCAAGCGCGCCCGGCGCGTAAGGGCGAACCCCACACCCAAGGCGGGCCGAAACCTGCCGGCGGCGATCGGCGTCGGCCTTGCCATGCTGTTGGCCGTTTTGGGAGGGCTGTTGTTCCTCCCGCTGGGGTTCGTCCTGCTCACGACAGCCTTCGCCGTCCTGGGAGTGTGGGAAGTTTTCCGCGCCCTTGAAGCCCAAGGCACCAGGATGCCGATCATTCCAGTGATGGTCGGCAGCCTGGTGATGCCGGTTTCGGCCTATTTCGGCGGTCTCGAAGGCCTGCTCTTCACCATGACGGCAAGCTCGGTGGCGGTGCTGCTCTGGCGCTCCATCGAAAGCGCGGCCGGAGCGCCCCGGAGTGTCTTTGCCGGGGTCTTCACGCTGGCCTGGATCCCCTTCCTGATCAGCTTCGCTGCGCTGCCGCTGCACGCGAGTGGTGGGGCCACTCCCGTGGGTTTCTGGCCCCACGGAATCCCGGACGGTGCCTGGCAGATCGCATCGATGCTGCTGTTGGTGGTCTCCAATGACACTTTCGGCTACATTGTGGGAGCTTCGTTCGGCAAGCATCCCATGGCCCCGAAAATCAGTCCCAAGAAGTCCTGGGAGGGCTTCGCGGGATCTGTCGGCGGTGCCATGCTGATTGGCGTCCTTGCCTGCATCTTCCTGCTGGACAGGCCCTGGTGGGTTGGTCTGGTTCTTGCTGTTGGAATGGTTGCTGCGGCAACGGCGGGGGACTTGGCCGAGTCCATGGTCAAGAGAGAACTTGGCGTCAAGGACATGAGCAGCATCCTGCCTGGCCACGGTGGCGTGATGGACCGTCTGGACTCCATCGTGTTCGCGGCTCCGGTGGCCTATGTTTTGTTCGCGCTGTTGAGCGGCGTTTGACAACCGATGAAGGAAAGAAAAGTGGCCTTGGATATTCGACGCCAGATTCCCGCGACGTTTGACCGCGTGGAGCGCAGCAAATACGGCTATAACGCCAAGCAGGTTGATGAGTTCCTCCAGCGTGCAAGGACGTCGTTCGAGAACCCTGTAGGCGCCACGGACCAGGTTGCCAGCGTGGATGTCCGTGAGGTGGCTTTTGATCCCGTCAAAGGTGGTTATGACGCCCACAGCGTCGACGCCGCCCTGGACCGCCTGGAGGATGCCTTCGCGCGCCGGGAACGCGACGATCTGATCAGCCAAGAGGGCGAAGAAGCCTGGCTGCGCCAGATCGGCAAACTCTCCGGGATCCTACGCGGCAGGCTGCATAGGCCTGATGGCGAGCGTTTCCGCCGCCCGACAAGAAAGAGGACCCGCAGCTACAACGTCCAGGACGTCGACGCCCTCTGTGTCGAGTTGATCGGGTACCTGGAGAATGACCAGCCACTGAGCGTCGATACCGTTCGTCGCGCCGTGTTCCGTGCGGCCAAAGGCGACGAAGGCTACGAAGAGGCACAGGTGGATGCCTTCCTTGCCCGCGTCGTTGAACTGATGGCGGCAATCGACTAGTTCGGGCCAGTACTGGGGAAGATCGGTTGGTTATTCTTCCACACGTTGAGGTAGCGGCGCCTGCCCCGCTCCAGCGAGGTAGCGAAGAATGCCAGGGCAGCGACCACCGCGACGCCTGCTGCCAAGGGCACTGGAACCGCGAACGTCAACAGCGCCGATCCCACAAGCAACGCTATCAAGGCGGCGTTGACGGTTCCCATGAACACCATGCTGCTGCCGGCGACCTGGCTGAAGTCCGTTCGGCCACCGAGGAAGTAGTAGGTCTTCTTCGCGCCTTCTTCGTCATCCCTGTAGCCGGCCATCAGATAGGGCGCAACACCAGGATCCAGCGCCACATACGCTGCCCTTAGCCGGTTCATGGCAATGACGTACATAAGGTCTTCCATGCCAACGCTCATGACGCGGATATGCGTGAGCAAACCAACCACCACGTCGATGCTAAGAATTGTCAGGGCAAAGGCCCGGAAGGCATCGGAAAACTGCGTGGCGTTGCCCACCAGCGCCACGCTCAGCAGGCTGGCCGACGTGAACGTCAGGAACATGCTGATCCGGGTAAGGACTTCCCCTTGGGTGGTGCTGCGTGAGGCGAGCAGGCTCCAATGTTCAGTTGCCAGCAATTGCGCGCGAACGCTGGGCGACAACTCCCGCGGCCCGGCGGCAGGCGGCTCGTGGCCGGCAGATGGTGCTTCCTCCGACATGTCGACATTGTCCTCCTGGCCCGGGGCGCGGACAACAGGCAACTAGCGCTCGGTGGCTACAGGCCGTTCCGGAACATGCAGCCGGGACATCACGCGGTTCACTGACGCCGGCACCCGGTTCCGCGTCAGGAGCGAGACAAGCACCGTCATGGCGAACGCCGCCGGGACGGTCCACGCGGCCGGCTGGGCAAGCCAGGCCGGTGCGTTCCCGCCGCCCGTCAGGGTGCCGGCCACCATGGCGCCACCACAAAGCACAGCGCCGGTGGCCATCCCGGCTATGGCACCCACATCCGTTAGTCCCCGCCACCAGATACCCAGCAGCAGGACGGGGCAGATGGTTGAAGCCGTGAACGCGAAGACAAGGCCGACGCTCCCCGCCAGGGCCAGGGTGTCCGTCATGAAAGCAAAGCCCAAAGGCACGACGGCGGCCATCACCGCGGCGAGGCGGAACCCTCTGACGCTTCCCCCGAAAAGGTCCTGGCTGATGACACCGGACAGTGACACCACCAGCCCGGAGGTGGTGGACAGGAACGCAGCGAAGGCACCAGCGACCACCAGGGCTGACAACAAATCACCCGCGACGCCGCCGATCAGCTTGCCGGGGAGCAGCAGGACCAAGGCGTCGGCTTGTCCGGACTGGGCGAGTTCGGGTGCGAACATCCTTCCGACGGCGCCGGAGAGGGTGGGGAAAAGGTAGAAAACGGAGAGGAGCCCCAGCACGATCAACGTGGTCCGGCGAGCAGACTGGCCATCGGGGTTGGTGTAAAACCTGACCAGGACGTGCGGCAGTCCCAGGGTTCCGAACAGGAGGGCTACCAAAAGGGAGATGTGTTGGTAGACACCTGCGGGGGCCTGGCCGGTGGGATTGACCGGCAGGGGAGCTTGCGACGGGGTGTCGTTGCCTGCGAGCACCAGCAGGATGAACACCACGGGCACTGCCAGCGCGGTGAGTTTCAGCCAATATTGGAAAGCCTGCACAAACGTGATGGAGCGCATGCCGCCTGCCACGACCGTGAGGCACACGACCGCCACGACCGCCGTCGAACCTACCCACGACGGCAGGCCGGTGGTGATACGGATGGTGAGCGCCGCCCCGTGCAGTTGCGGAACGATGTACAGCCAGCCCACAGCCACCACCACCAGGCTGGTGACTCGGCGCACCACAGCGGAGTCGAGCCGGGCTTCGGTGAAATCGGGGATGGTGTAGGCACCCGAGCGGCGCAAGGGCGCGGCTACGAAGAGCAGCAGCATCAGGTAGCCGGCCGTGTAGCCCACGGGGAACCACAGGGCGTCCGTGCCGGAGAGCAGAATCAACCCGGCAACACCCAGGAAGCTCGCGGCCGAAAGGTATTCACCGCCGATGGCGGAGGCGTTCCACCACGGAGGGACGGTGCGTGAGGCGACATAGAAGTCGCTGGTGGTCCGCGATACCCGTAATCCATAAAACCCGATCACAGCGGTCGCAACTGAGACGGCGAGGAAAGCGAACAAGCCGACGGCCGGGTTCATTTGTCCTCCACCAGGTCCCTGTAGCGGGCTTCGTTGCGTGCGGCGGCACGGTTGTACAGCCAGGCGCTCAAACCGATGACGGGATAGATGCCGACCCCCAGGGTCAACCAGTCAAGCGGGATGCCGAAGACGCGGGTCCCTGCTACCCCGGGCCCATAGACGAGGATCGTCGCAAACACAGCGAGGATGATGAGGAATCCGCACGCGACCACCAGTGCCAGGCGCAATTGGGAGCGGATCAGGGAACGCACAAAAATCCTGCCGGCATCGGAATCCTCGGCAGCCTCCTGGGAGTGCAGCACGCGGCCGGAGGCCGGCGCTGCCTGCTGCCGGGGCGCAGTGACGCGGACGCGGGTCATGCCTGCGGCCGGATGCGGGTGGACTGCAGCTTGTCCCGGACTGACGGCAGATGCCTCCTGCTGATGGGTAGTTCGGCACCCGAAACGGCAACGCTGGGACCGGTGGTGGACAGCTTCAGGTGCTGCACGTGGTTCAGCGCAATCAGGTAGGAACGGTGGATGCGGATGAACCCGGCATCTGCCCATTTTTGCTCGAGGTCGGTCAGCGGAACCCGGATGAGATAGCTCGCCTCAGCCGTATGCAGCCGGGCGTAGTCGCCCTGTGCCTGGACATAGGTGACGTCGTCGCGGCGGATCATGCGGGTGGTGCTGCCCAGGTCGACTGTGATCATTTCAGGAGCGGGCGTTCCGTCCTTGATGAGTTCGCTGATCCGGTCCACCGAACGCGCCAGCCGTTCTGCCCTGAGCGGCTTGAGCAGATAGTCGACGGCGGCGAGGTCGAACGCCTCCAGGGCGCAGTCTTCGTCCGCGGTGACAAAAACGACGGCGGGCGGGTTGCTGCTGCGGGAAATGGCGCGGGCGATGTCCAAACCCGACAGGGCAGGCATGTGGATGTCCAGGAAGACGGCGTCCACCGCCTCGGTTTCCAGCTTGCGGAGCGCTTCGGTTCCGGAGGACGCCCGGTGGATGGCGCCAATCCTTGAATCCCGTCCGAGGAGGAATGCAAGTTCTTCCACCGCGGGTAGTTCGTCATCAGCGACGAGCACGTTGATCATGATTAAAGACTAACCGTCACCTCAGGCGTCGTGTCCGGGCTGGGACTTGGGCACACGAAGGGTGATCAGCGTGCCCTCGCCGGGAGCGGTGTCGATCACCAGGCCATGTTCATCACCGTAGACCTGCCGCAGGCGCGCATCAACGTTCCGAAGCCCCACATGGTCGCCATCGGTGTGCCCGGCGAGGACCGACCGCAGATGTTCCGGGTCCATACCCACGCCGTCGTCCTCTATGGTGACCTCGGCGAAAGCACCCGAGTCGTTGGCACAAATGGTGATGTGCCCCGGTCCTTCCTTCGCCTCAAGGCCGTGCCGCACAGCGTTTTCCACCAAGGGCTGGAGGCTGAGGAAGGGGATGACGGTGCTCAGGACTTCCGGCGCGATGCGAAGGCTGACCTGGACGCGCTCGCCGAAGCGTGCCCGCTCCAGCAGCAGATAGCGGTCGATGCAGCGCAGTTCCTCCGCCACGGTGGTGAAGTCGCCGTGACGACGGAAGGAGTACCTGGTGAAGTCGGCGAACTCCACCACAAGTTCCCTGGCCCGGGCCGGGTCTGTGTTGATGAATGATGCAATGGCATTTAGGGAGTTGTAGATGAAGTGCGGGCTGATCTGGGCCCGCAGCGCCCTGACCTCTGCTTCCATCAGCAGCGTTCTGGAAGCTTCCAGTTCTGCCAGCTCCAGCTGGGCCGCGACCCAATCAGCAACTTCACTGGTGGCCCGCACCAGGCCCGCACCGGCGGCCGGTGCCAGGGCTGCCACCGACCCCACAACCCGTGATCCGGCGCGGATCGGGGCGATGACGGCACTGAATGCGGGTCCGGACTGGTTGGTTGAGTGCCCAACGTGCGGAACAACGGCGGTCCGCCCCGTCGCCAGGACATCGGCCGCAATCCCCATCAGCGAGGCCCGGAGGTCCTCACCGGCCCCATCCCAGGCAAGTACTGAACTGGTGTCTGTCATGGCAAAAGCGTCGCACCCGAGCAGGACGCGCAACTGCCTGCTGGCTTTGGCCGCGCCGGCAGGTTGGAGGCCACCGCGCAGGTGCTGCCCGGCCCGCGACGCTGCATGCAGCGTGTTGTACGTAGCGCGTTCGGCGTCAGTGCCAAGGTCACGGAAGGACCGGATCACCTTCAGGCCAACGCCCACGACGACGGCGACAGCCAACGCGATCACTGCGATGGCGGCGGCGGTGAAGAGCGGGGAGTCGGGCATAAGGCCAGAGTAGCCCGAGGTGCCCGGCATCCCTGCTTCCACCTGTGCTTTTACCTCAAAGCCACCGTTTGGCGCAGTGGCACAGCCGCTGGGCGATGACCGCTGCTGAAGTTCTGGAAGGGAACCCGGAGCGCATTCGATAGTGATTGCAGTCACATCAGCCGCGCGTGGGAGCTGACGTGCTCATCACAACAGGAGGAACCATGGGTAATGAGGCCCAACCCCAGGACGCAACTGCGTCCGTGGACTTCCAGGAAGTCCAACAGACGGAACGGTTCAGAACGCTGCGGAAGCGGCACCGGAGCTTTGTCTTCCCCATGGCAGTCATTTTTCTGCTGTGGTATTTCGCGTATGTCCTGCTGGCCGACTACGCCGTCGCCTTCATGTCCATCAAAGTCTGGGGCAACATCAACGTCGGCCTGATCCTGGGCCTGCTCCAGTTCGTCACCACCTTCGGTATTACGGCTTGGTACGTGAGCTATTCCAACAGAAAACTCGACCCCATCGCGGCAGAGATCCGCAATGAGATCGAAGGCCACGAATTCGACAAGGACAGCAGCGTGACGCACGGAGGAGCCAAATGAACACCACAATGGTCCCCGCAGTCGAAGTCGCTGCGTTGAAGGACACCACGCTCCTGAACATGGGTATCTTCGCCCTGTTCGTCGCGGTCACCATGGTGATCGTTTTCCGGGCCAGCCGGAACAACAAGACTGCCGCCGACTACTACGCAGCCGGCCGCTCCTTCACCGGATCCCAGAACGGCACTGCCATCGCCGGTGACTACCTCTCCGCGGCATCTTTCCTTGGTATCACCGGTGCCATCGCGATCAACGGCTACGACGGGTTCCTCTACTCCATCGGCTTCCTGGTTGCCTGGCTGGTGGCGCTGCTGCTGGTGGCCGAGCTGCTCCGCAACACCGGCAAGTTCACCATGGCCGACGTTCTGTCCTTCCGCCTGCGGCAACGCCCGGTGCGGATCGCCGCGGCACTGTCCACACTGGCAGTCTGCTTCTTCTACCTGCTCGCCCAGATGGCCGGCGCGGGAAGCCTTATTTCGCTTCTGCTGGGAATCAGCGACTGGGGCGGACAAGCTCTGGTGATCATCGTCGTCGGCGCTTTGATGATCATGTACGTGCTCATCGGCGGCATGAAGGGCACCACCTGGGTCCAGATCATCAAAGCCATCCTTCTGATTGCGGGTGCCGCGGTCATGACCGCAATGGTGCTGGCGATCTATGGCTTCAACCTGTCCAGCCTGCTGGGCTCCGCCGCTGAGGCCGCCAACAACCCGAACGTCCTGAACCCCGGCCTGCAATACGGCAAGACGGAAACATCCAAGCTGGACTTCATGTCGCTCGGCCTCGCCCTGGTCCTTGGAACGGCGGCCCTGCCCCACGTCCTCATGCGCTTCTACACGGTTCCAACCGCAAAGGAAGCACGGAAATCCGTTGTGTGGGCCATCTGGCTTATCGGCTTGTTCTACCTCTTCACCTTGGTGCTGGGCTACGGTGCAGCAGCCCTGGTGGGTGCGGACACGATCAAATCAGCTCCCGGCGGCGTCAACTCCGCAGCACCGCTTCTGGCGTTCCACCTCGGCGGGCCGTTGCTCCTTGGTTTCATCTCGGCAGTGGCCTTCGCAACCATCCTGGCGGTGGTGGCCGGCCTGACCATCACGGCGGCAGCCTCATTCGCCCACGACATCTACGCAAACGTCATCGCCAAGGGTAAAGCGGATGCGACCACCGAAGTGAAGGTGGCCCGTCGCACGGTGGTGGTGATCGGTGTCCTCGCCATCCTGGGTGGCATCTTCGCCAACGGGCAGAATGTGGCCTTCCTGGTGGCACTGGCCTTCGCTGTTGCGGCGTCGGCCAACCTGCCAACCATCGTGTACTCGCTGTTCTGGAAGAAGTTCACCACGCAGGGCGCAGTGTGGAGCATGTACGGCGGCCTGGCTGCTGCCATCCTGCTGATCACGTTCTCGCCCGTGGTCTCAGGCGCCAAGACGTCCATGATTCCCGGTGCCAACTTCGCCTTCTTCCCGCTGAGCAACCCGGGTATCGTCTCCATCCCGCTGGCGTTCTTCCTGGGCTGGCTCGGTACCGTCCTGGATAAGCGGCGCGAAGATCCGGCCAAGCAAGCGGAAATGGAAGTGCGCTCGCTGACCGGTATTGGAGCGGAGAAGGCAGTAAACCACTAAACAGCACAAGAAAAGGGCTCCCCTGGAAACCGTCCGTTTCCGGGGGAGCCCTTGTGTGCGGGGTTATTTCTTCAGGCTGAGCCACTCCTGCAGCCGCGCCAACGGCCACGTGGTAACGATGCGTTCGGTGGGCACCCCCAGGGCTTCGGCGCGCTGGGCACCGTATTGAAGGAAATCCAGTTGCCCGGGGGCGTGGGCATCACTGTCGATGCTGAACAGGCACCCAGCGTCCAGGGCCAGCTTGATCAGGTCATCCGGTGGGTCCTGCCGTTCCGGACGCGAGTTTATTTCGACGGCGACACCCCAGTCGGCGCACTCCCTGAAGACTTTGGGGGCGTCAAACTCCGATTGGGGACGGGTTCCGCGCGACCCTTGGACGAGCCGCCCGGTGCAATGTCCCAGGACGTTGGTGTGGGGATCGCTGATGCCGCCGAGCATCCGGGCAGTCATGGTTTTCTTGTCGGCACGGAGCTTGGAATGCACGCTGGCCACCACGACGTCGAGCTTGTCCAGCATGTCGGGGGTTTGGTCCAGGGTGCCGTCCTCCAGGATGTCCACCTCTATGCCCTTGAGCAAGCGGAAACCGTTCCGGGCGGAATTGATTCCGTCCACTATGCCCAGCTGTTGCTCAAGCCTTTCGACGCTAAGGCCATTGGCGATCGTGAGGTTGGGGGAGTGGTCGGTCAGGGCAAGGTACTCCCGGCCGAGGGTTTGGGCCGCGGAGACCATGGCTTCAACGGGGGAGCCGCCGTCGGACCAGTTGCTGTGGCTGTGCAGGTCTCCGCGCAGCGCGGCTTTGATGGTCTCTCCCCCCGGGGCAAGCGCCTCGGCGCCCTTCTCGCGGAGGCCGGCCAGGTAGTCGGGGACCCGGTCTTCCAGTGCCTGGGTGATGACCTCAGCGCTGCGGCTGCCAACGCCCTTGAGGGTGGTGATCCTTCCGCTTGCAACCAACCGTGCCAGATCGTCGGCCGGCAGCTTCCGTACGGCGTCGGCCGCTTTCCGGAAGGCCTGGACCTTGAAAGTGGGGGCCAGGCTGCGTTCCAGCCAGAAGGAAATTTCGTCGAGCGCCTCAATGGGATCCATGGCTCCATGATCCACGAACCTGGCGCACCATCAACAGTGGGCAAGTCATCGATGGTGCGCCGGTCCGATGACCACCGCCTAGTGGTGGTGGCCCGGGTCCAGGGCGGGATTGGAGCCCTGGCCGCTTTCTCCGCCGGGGGCCTGGCCGTGTTCCCCGTGCGGTACGGCGTGCTGGCCGGCCATCGATGCGGCCAGGCCGGGTGTGGCGACTGAAGCAACAACGACGGCGGCTCCGAACGCGGCTGCCAGAAGCCGCCCGGTCCTTGGCTGGCCGTGGGTGCCGCCGTCGTTGGTCTTTTGCTGCCGCCTGAGCCAGCCCGCTCCGGCGAGTGCCATGAGGGTCAGGCCAAGGGCGGCAAAGTGGCTCACTTCAAGTGAGCGCCGGGTTGCCAAGTCTGTGGCAGCGACTGCTACATGCGCGGCCGCCGCCGCAGCGAGCACCGGAAGCGCGCAGCGTGCCATCACGAGCGAGTTGCGGTGCAGCCCCCACAGCGACCAAGCCAGGAAGGCAAGGCCTGCTGCAAGGGTTGCAACGCCGGCAACCACCGTGCCGATGGAAGAGGATCCAGCACCGGCGAGGTAGCCGGCAGCAAGAGACAGTTCAACCATCCCTGCTGCCATCGCAGCGAAGTAGACGTACAGCACAACTGCTGCCCTCAGGGTGGGGTGTTTCACTCGATCCATGGCGGTTACCGTCCTCTGCTCGTTGGGCTCTGGCGTTACGGGCTGGCGTTACAGGCCGTTGCTCAGGCGCGGGCGGAGGCTACGGCTGCCTTGTCCTGCGACAACGCGACTCCCAGGAGGACGACGGCACTGGCGAGGTGGAGGACGTTGTCGGCGCCGTTGAGGGCGATGATGTTCAACGAGCTTCCGACGAGGAAGAGGCCGAGGATACCGACCAGCAGGTACACGCCGCCGACTGCGGTGTTGATGGACTTGGACAGCGTGACGCCGTTCAGGCCGGCGTACAGGAGGGCTGCGCCAATGGCCAAGTGGATGATGTTGTGAAGCGGGTTCACAGCGAAGATGATCAAGTTGGCGCCCTCGGTGGCGAAGAAGCCGATTCCCGAGGTGACGAAGAAGCCGAGCACGCCTACCAGGAGGTAGACGGCTCCGAAGATGGTGGCGATCAAGCGATTGGGCGAAGTACGCATTGGTCCGAGCCTTCCAGTGATGGCCGGGATTTCCGGCCGACCTGCTGAGCCCCGGGTGGGACTCTCATGCAGTAATTCGGACCAGGCGTTTGAGCGGATGGGTGGGCGGTGGATTATTTTTTCCCGGGTCAGGGCCGCAGGCGGATGCTGCTCATCTTGAGCTCGTTCGTACCCTCGAAGACGTACTGGAGATCGATGGTCTTCCCGTCGCACTGCAACGTGCCTGCGAGGTTCGCTTTGTTGTTGCCGTTCTCCGAGTTGACGCTGACGGAGTTGTAGTTCGGCTTGCAGGAATTGTCCAACTCCAGGCTCGCGATCCCGTCTACGAAAGACTGCTTGTCCAACTCATCCTTAAGTGGCTGGCTGAGGTAGTTGTCGTAGGCCTGTTCCGATTGTCCAGTGACTACCAGGTTGGTGAATTCATCCGCCAGCGAGCGTGCCTTCGATGTAGCGTTGCCCACCACGTTGACCAATATCACGACGCCAATAACCGCGAGCACGATGACGCCGGCCACGATGCCCAGCACGATCCACAGGACCTTTCGGTTCTTTCGGGGAGGCTGCTGGCCGTACGGGCCTGGTTGGTATTGGCCGGATTGGTAGTGTCCGGGCGGGTATTGGCCTGCTTGGCTTTGACCGCCGGGATAGGGGTTTTGCTGGTACGCGCCCGGTGCGGCGTGCTGAGGGTCTCCAGCCTGGGCAGAAGCGGACGACGGCGGCTGTTGCCACTGCGGCGGGGCGCTGTTCTGAGGTGGATAAGAGGGTTGCGGGGCGCCGTTCTGCGGTGGGTACCCGGGCCCGGGCGGAACAGGAGGCGGGTAATGGCCGGGTTGGTTTTGATCTGGTTGCTTTTGACCGCTCTGGTCGTGACCCGGTTCTTGCGGATTGCTCACGGTAGTGCCCCTTTCGGCAGCCTTCGGCAGCGCCACCACCTGCCCGGGATCCTCTGGGCGGCCCCCGGTGCGTCCTCTTGAATCAAAGCGCATCCCTGCTTCCTTGGGCAAGAGGCCCGCCGAACCGAGCGGGTAGACGACTGATTCACGCCTCGGAACGGCGCCCCAGAAGCGGCTGCACGCGGTAGGGAATCATTTCCCGCATGGCCAGCGCGGTGTCCGTCCTGTCCACTCCGTCGCACCCGAGGATCTTTCCGTTGATGCGGTAAAGATCTTCGGCATCCAAGGCCACAACGCGCAGCAACAGGTCTGCCGAACCCGTAAGCCCGAAGCCTTCAAGAATCTCCGGGATGTCGGCAAGATCCTGGGCCAGGGAAGCGAGCTTTTGCTGTTGTACGTGGACTGTGATGAACGCGGTCAGCGGGTAGCCCAGGGCGACAGGGTTGATTCTCCGTTCGAATGACAGGAACGCGTGCTTCTTCTCAAGCTGGGCCATGCGGGCCTGCACGGTGTTCCGGGACAATCCCAGCTTCTGGGCCAGAGCCACCACGGTGCCCCGTGGATCCTTGGCCATTGCTGAGAGGAGCCGGGTGTCAGTGCCATCCAAGGGTTGCATAATGCGCAAGATTAGCACGCTGCCGATGCGGGAAATAGTGCACAATGCTCAATTTTCCGACAGGTAGTTGTACGTGGTGCCTTGCGTGAGTAGGGTCACATTTAACTCCGGCGAAGGCGCCGGAGGGCCGGCGTGCGGCAGGACCACAAGTCCCGCGAGCGCCGACGAAAACGAGCCGGAAGGTTGCGATCACCTGTGTTAACGGATCAGGCGGGCAAGGGAGTGCATGATGACGCTCCGGGCCCTGGACTAAGTGCACAAATTTCCCTGCGGACTGGTGGCGATCTGCTCCAGTTGGTGTCCCCGGACGGCGAGCGCATCAGCCATCCCGAGTTCGATGTATGGGTCAAAGATGTCGGCGACGAACAACTGTGCTCCCTGTATGAGGACATGACCGTCATCCGCCGTATCGATGCAGAAGCAACGGCGCTCCAGCGTCAGGGCGAGCTGGCACTCTGGCCTCCACTTCTGGGCCAGGAAGCAGCCCAGATCGGTTCAAGCCGGTCCTTGCGCGACGACGACTTTGTCTTCCCGAGCTACCGCGAAAGTGGCGTTGCCTATGTTCGCGGCGCCCATCTTTCCGAGATCGCGCGCGTGTGGCGCGGAAATGCTTCGTATGGCTGGGACCCGCAGCGCATCAACCTGGCGACGCCGCAGATCATCATCGGATCCCAAAGCCTGCACGCTACCGGCTACGCCATGGGTGTGCAGTTGGACGGCGCCAACACAGCGGTCCTTGCCTACTTTGGCGACGGAGCCACCAGTGAGGGCGATGTGAACGAGGCTATGGTGTTCGCAGCCAGCTACCAGGCGCCGGTGGTGTTTTTCTGCCAGAACAATCATTGGGCCATCTCGGAGCCTGTCCGTATCCAGTCGCACGTGCAGTTGGCCGACCGGCCCACCGGATTCGGTATCCCCAGCATGCGCGTGGACGGCAACGACGTCCTGGCCGTCATGGCAGCCACCCGTGTGGCTCTGGACCGTGCCCGGAAGGGCGGAGGACCAACCTTTATCGAGGCCGTCACCTACCGCATGGGTCCGCACACCACTGCGGACGACCCCACCCGCTACCGTGACCCCATCGAGCTGGAGGACTGGGCGGCCAAGGACCCCATTCTCAGGCTCCGGAAGCTCCTCGAGGCGAAGGGCCTGCTCACGGACGACGTGGAGGCACGCGTCAAAGCCAAGGCTGACGACGTTGCCGGGGAACTCCGCTCCAGCTGCATCGGCATGCCCGACCCGCAGCCCTTGGACGTCTTCAACCACGTCTACAGCACGCCGAATTCCTGGATCGAACGCCAAAAGGACCACTACTCCCGCTACCTGAACAGTTTTAGCCAGCCAGTCGAGTTTAGCCAGCCAGTCGAGGAAGGTGCACGCTGATGTCCAAGCTCACGTTTGCCCGGGCCATCAACGCCGGCCTCCGGAAATCGCTCGAGAATGATCCCAAAGTGGTCCTCATGGGGGAAGACATTGGCTCCCTTGGAGGTGTCTTCCGTGTGACGGACGGCTTGCAGAAGGATTTCGGAAAGCACCGCGTCATTGATTCCCCTCTTGCCGAGTCGGGCATCATCGGCACCGCAGTAGGTTTGGCGTACCGCGGATACCGGCCGGTGTGCGAGATCCAATTCGATGGGTTTATCTACCCGGCGTTCGACCAGATCGTCAGCCAGGTTGCCAAGATGCACTACCGCACCCAAGGCCGTGTCAAAATGCCTATTACCATCCGCGTTCCCTTCGGCGGCGGGATCGGGTCCCCGGAGCACCACTCCGAATCGCCCGAAGCGTACTTCACCCACACCTCGGGGCTGCGGGTGGTTGCAGTGTCCAATCCCCAGGACGCCTACACGATGATCCAGCAGGCCATCGCTTCGGACG
Proteins encoded:
- a CDS encoding phosphatidate cytidylyltransferase; this encodes MNQAEPAPAGRVPTRDNPKRARRVRANPTPKAGRNLPAAIGVGLAMLLAVLGGLLFLPLGFVLLTTAFAVLGVWEVFRALEAQGTRMPIIPVMVGSLVMPVSAYFGGLEGLLFTMTASSVAVLLWRSIESAAGAPRSVFAGVFTLAWIPFLISFAALPLHASGGATPVGFWPHGIPDGAWQIASMLLLVVSNDTFGYIVGASFGKHPMAPKISPKKSWEGFAGSVGGAMLIGVLACIFLLDRPWWVGLVLAVGMVAAATAGDLAESMVKRELGVKDMSSILPGHGGVMDRLDSIVFAAPVAYVLFALLSGV
- a CDS encoding DivIVA domain-containing protein, with translation MALDIRRQIPATFDRVERSKYGYNAKQVDEFLQRARTSFENPVGATDQVASVDVREVAFDPVKGGYDAHSVDAALDRLEDAFARRERDDLISQEGEEAWLRQIGKLSGILRGRLHRPDGERFRRPTRKRTRSYNVQDVDALCVELIGYLENDQPLSVDTVRRAVFRAAKGDEGYEEAQVDAFLARVVELMAAID
- a CDS encoding cation acetate symporter — its product is MNPAVGLFAFLAVSVATAVIGFYGLRVSRTTSDFYVASRTVPPWWNASAIGGEYLSAASFLGVAGLILLSGTDALWFPVGYTAGYLMLLLFVAAPLRRSGAYTIPDFTEARLDSAVVRRVTSLVVVAVGWLYIVPQLHGAALTIRITTGLPSWVGSTAVVAVVCLTVVAGGMRSITFVQAFQYWLKLTALAVPVVFILLVLAGNDTPSQAPLPVNPTGQAPAGVYQHISLLVALLFGTLGLPHVLVRFYTNPDGQSARRTTLIVLGLLSVFYLFPTLSGAVGRMFAPELAQSGQADALVLLLPGKLIGGVAGDLLSALVVAGAFAAFLSTTSGLVVSLSGVISQDLFGGSVRGFRLAAVMAAVVPLGFAFMTDTLALAGSVGLVFAFTASTICPVLLLGIWWRGLTDVGAIAGMATGAVLCGGAMVAGTLTGGGNAPAWLAQPAAWTVPAAFAMTVLVSLLTRNRVPASVNRVMSRLHVPERPVATER
- a CDS encoding LytR/AlgR family response regulator transcription factor translates to MINVLVADDELPAVEELAFLLGRDSRIGAIHRASSGTEALRKLETEAVDAVFLDIHMPALSGLDIARAISRSSNPPAVVFVTADEDCALEAFDLAAVDYLLKPLRAERLARSVDRISELIKDGTPAPEMITVDLGSTTRMIRRDDVTYVQAQGDYARLHTAEASYLIRVPLTDLEQKWADAGFIRIHRSYLIALNHVQHLKLSTTGPSVAVSGAELPISRRHLPSVRDKLQSTRIRPQA
- a CDS encoding sensor histidine kinase, whose protein sequence is MPDSPLFTAAAIAVIALAVAVVVGVGLKVIRSFRDLGTDAERATYNTLHAASRAGQHLRGGLQPAGAAKASRQLRVLLGCDAFAMTDTSSVLAWDGAGEDLRASLMGIAADVLATGRTAVVPHVGHSTNQSGPAFSAVIAPIRAGSRVVGSVAALAPAAGAGLVRATSEVADWVAAQLELAELEASRTLLMEAEVRALRAQISPHFIYNSLNAIASFINTDPARARELVVEFADFTRYSFRRHGDFTTVAEELRCIDRYLLLERARFGERVQVSLRIAPEVLSTVIPFLSLQPLVENAVRHGLEAKEGPGHITICANDSGAFAEVTIEDDGVGMDPEHLRSVLAGHTDGDHVGLRNVDARLRQVYGDEHGLVIDTAPGEGTLITLRVPKSQPGHDA
- a CDS encoding DUF485 domain-containing protein, with amino-acid sequence MGNEAQPQDATASVDFQEVQQTERFRTLRKRHRSFVFPMAVIFLLWYFAYVLLADYAVAFMSIKVWGNINVGLILGLLQFVTTFGITAWYVSYSNRKLDPIAAEIRNEIEGHEFDKDSSVTHGGAK